The following DNA comes from Candidatus Thermoplasmatota archaeon.
AAGTTTTTCCTCTTCCTGTGTTTTACCCATACCCTTTATTATACCATGGTTTATACAAGGTGCATAAGCTATAATGAGCGAAGGTCCTCTATAAGACTCTGCTTCTTGTAAAGCCTTTATGAACTGGTTCTTATTAGCACCCATAGCAACAGATGCAACATAAACGTAACCATAGCTCATAGCCATCAAACCCAGGTCTTTCTTCTTAGTTTTTTTACCTGATTCAGCGAACTTAGCAATTGAGCCCATAGGCGTAGCCTTTGATGACTGCCCACCAGTGTTAGAGTAAACCTCTGTATCAAAAACAAGTATGTTTATGTCCTCGTTCATCGCTATAACATGATCCAAACCACCATAACCTATATCATAAGCCCATCCGTCGCCACCAACAGCCCAGATTGATTTCCTCGTCAACATATCACGCATTTCCCATATCTGTTTGAGCAAAACGTCGCTATGATTCTTTTCCAGCAAAGACTTGATTCTATCACCATACTCTTTTGATTTCTCAGCATCATGCATGTTCTGCAACCAAAGAGAAAACACTTCTTTTAACTCGCCCGTGCTTTTGTCAATTGCTTGTTTAATGAGATCAGCAAGTTTCTCACGTCTCTGCATAGTGGCAAGCACCATACCAAAACCATACTCTGCGTTATCCTCAAACAAAGAATTAGCCCATGCGGGACCATGGCCTTTCTCATTCACAGTAAACGGAACAGATGGCGCTGAACCACCCCAAATACTTGAGCAACCAGTAGCATTCGCTATAATCATCCTATCACCAAACAACTGCGTAATAGTTTTCAGATACGGTGTTTCTCCGCATCCTGCGCATGCACCAGAAAACTCAAACAAAGGTTTCTGGAACTGCGAACCTTTCACAGAGAATTTATCAAAACCACCAGATCTCACAGGAATTGTTTCTACATACTGCTGCAGAGGCACCTGCTTGTCTTTCTGTGTCGCAAGTGGTTTCATAACCAACGCTTTCTCTTTCGCAGGACAGATATCAGCACAGTTCCCACAACCCATACAATCCTCTGGGTAAACCTGGATACGGAAAAACAACCCCTCAGCTTCTTTACCAACTGCTTTCTTAGCCTCAAAACCTTTCGGCGCCTTTCTTAGTTCATCTTGGGTAACAAGAACTGGTCTGATCGCTGCATGTGGGCACACCATTGCACATTGATTACACTGGATGCATTTATCCATAATCCACTCAGGAACATTAATTGCAACACCGCGTTTCTCATATTTTGTTGTACCAGGAGGGAAAATACCGCCAGGTGTAAAAACACTAACTGGGAGTTTATCCCCCTGTTGAGCTAACATAGGCCTCATAACTTTAGTCACAAACTCTGGTTCATCCCTGGCAATTTTTTTCTCAGGCTGTAGATCCTTCCATGATGACGGATACTTTATTTCCTGTAACCCTTCAAGTGCGGCATCAACAGCTTTCCAGTTCATCTCTATAACCTTCTGACCCTTTTTCTCATATGTTTTTGCTATCGCATCCTTCAGATATTTCACTGCATCATTGATTGGAATAACATTTGAGAGTTTGAAAAACACGGTTTGCATTATCATGTTTATACGCCCACCAAGGGCTAATTCCTCAGCGATTTTAACTGCATCAATGTTATAAAACCTCAGTTTTTTCTGCGCAATCGTCCTTTTCAACGAGTTCGGTAAATATTTTTCCATCTCATGAAGAGTCCAAGGTGAGTTTAAAACAAAAATACCACCCTCACGTATCCCCTCAAGAAGATCATATTTATCCACATACGATGGCTGATGACAAGCTATATAATCAGCTTTGTCAATGAGATAAGAAGAATGAATCGGTGACCGCCCAAACCTTAGATGAGACATAGTTACACCACCAGATTTCTTTGAATCATACGCGAAATAACCTTGTACATACATGTCTGTGTTATCCCCAATTATTTTTATCGCATCTTTGTTAGCACCTACAGTTCCATCCCCACCGATACCCCAGAATTTACAGCGAATCAAACCCTCAGGCGCGGTATCAATCTGTTCACCCAATGGAAGTGAACTATGTGTAACATCATCATCGATACCAACAGTAAAATGATTCTTCGGAGAAACTAGTTTTAGGTTATCAAAAACCGCCTTTGCCATAGTCGGAGTAAAATCTTTTGACCCAAGACCATACCTGCCACCAACAACCTGAATATCTATATTATGGTCATGTAACACACTACAAACATCAAGATACAAGGGTTCACCAAAAGCAGTAACCTCCTTAGTCCGATCAAGCACCGCAATTTTCTTAGTTGTTTTCGGAATAACCTTCAAAAAATGCTCCACGGAAAACGGGCGATACAAACGTACTTTTATCAAACCAACTTTCTCACCCCTCTTGTTTAAATAACCAACAGTTTCCTCAACAATCTCACAACCTGACCCCATCATAACGATAACCCTTTCTGCATCAGGTGCACCAACGTAATCAAAAAGATGATAGGCTCGGCCAGTTAGTTTCTCTACTTTTCTCATTTCCTCTTCAACAATGCCTGGTACCGCCTGGTAAAACTTGTTTGCTGCTTCATTCACCTGAAAATAAATATCAGGGTTTTGTGCTGAGCCACGTAGATGCGGATGCTCCGGGTTCAAAGCACGCTCTCTATGCTTTTTTATTGCATCCCAGTCCACGAGTTTTGCTAAATCATCATAGTCTATCATCTCGATTTTTTGTATCTCATGAGAAGTACGAAATCCATCAAAAAAATGAAGGAATGGAACGCTTGCTCTTAGAGTAGATAAATGTGAAACTAAAGCTAAATCCATAACTTCTTGCACAGAGTTCGAAGATATTATTGCAAACCCAGTTGCACGAGCTGCCATAACATCTTGGTGATCACCAAAAATCGAAAGAGCCTGTCCTGCTATAGCACGACCCGAAACATGGAATACACATGGCATTAGCTCCCCAGCGATCTTATACATGTTTGGAATCATAAGGAGTAAACCCTGGGATGCGGTGAATGTTGTTGCGAATGCTCCTGCACTTAAAGCACCATGAACCGCACCAGCAGCACCCCCCTCAGATTGCATTTCAACGACTTTGAGAACTTGATCAAAAATATTTTTCCTACCATATGCGGCCCATGCATCAACCTCTTCACCCATTGGAGAAGATGGTGTAATAGGGTATATAGCAGCAACATCACTAAACGCATAAGCGATATGAGCCGCAGCAGTATTACCATCAATACTTTTCATGGCAGTCTTCTTTTTGTTTTTCGTCTCCATAACAGTTGTTTGTTGTTTGTTCATAAGAAACCACGCCCCTTTTTGTACTATCATAGTTTTAATTCAAACATCTTCTAAATAATATTAGGGTACTTAACCGGTAAGCACGTGTGATACATAAATATTTGGTTTGAAGTTTTCACAACTGTTAAATACCCATTTTATAATTCCCACAGCGGAGGAGCTACTTATGGATATAATATCTATAATAATAGTGTTAAGTGGTTTAGTTGCATTGTTATACGCTAGTTATCTTGTATATAAGATACAAAGACAGAGCTCTGGAACACCTAAGATGCAGGAAATTAGTAGTGCTATACATGAGGGTGCTACTGCCTTTTTAAATAGTGAAAATAAGGTGCTCGTTGTTTTTATTATAGCTGTTGCAGCTATTTTATTTGGAGTATCCTATGTTCCAAATAGTAATATGCATTGGGGAACAGCGCTTGCTTTTATAGTTGGTGCAATTCTCTCTATTTTATCTGGTAACATCGGTATGCGTATAGCTACATTAGCAAACGCAAAAACAGCAGAGGGAGCAAAAGATAGTGTGAACAAGGGTCTTTCTATTGCTTTTTCCAGTGGTGCAGTAATGGGTATCACTGTCGTTGGTTTAGGTGTATTAGGTGTATTTGGTATGTATACTCTATTCACCAGTATCTTTGAGTATAGTTCATTTGATGCCGCAAAGATCCTATTTGGTTTTGGTTTTGGTGCTTCATCGGTAGCATTATTTGCAAGAGTTGGTGGTGGTATTTATACAAAATCTGCTGATGTTGGAGCAGATCTTGTTGGAAAAATCGAGGAAAATATTCCTGAGGATGATCCAAGAAACCCAGCGGTTATAGCTGATCTTGTTGGTGATAATGTTGGTGATGTAGCTGGTATGGGTGCTGATTTATATGAATCATATGTTGAGTCTATTATTGCTACTATGGCTTTGGCAGCTATTGCTGGTGGATTTGCGCTTACGAGATATGGTGGAAACGCTATTATGCTTCCTTTATTAATTTCAGGCATAGGTATCTTTGCGTCTATTATTGGAATGTTTTTTGTTCGTACAGGCAAAAGAGCAAATGTTTATTCCGCTATGAGAAACGGGCTTTTTGCTAGTACAATTTTAGTTGCAATATTAGGTGGTATTGCTACTTGGTTTTTA
Coding sequences within:
- the nifJ gene encoding pyruvate:ferredoxin (flavodoxin) oxidoreductase, whose amino-acid sequence is MNKQQTTVMETKNKKKTAMKSIDGNTAAAHIAYAFSDVAAIYPITPSSPMGEEVDAWAAYGRKNIFDQVLKVVEMQSEGGAAGAVHGALSAGAFATTFTASQGLLLMIPNMYKIAGELMPCVFHVSGRAIAGQALSIFGDHQDVMAARATGFAIISSNSVQEVMDLALVSHLSTLRASVPFLHFFDGFRTSHEIQKIEMIDYDDLAKLVDWDAIKKHRERALNPEHPHLRGSAQNPDIYFQVNEAANKFYQAVPGIVEEEMRKVEKLTGRAYHLFDYVGAPDAERVIVMMGSGCEIVEETVGYLNKRGEKVGLIKVRLYRPFSVEHFLKVIPKTTKKIAVLDRTKEVTAFGEPLYLDVCSVLHDHNIDIQVVGGRYGLGSKDFTPTMAKAVFDNLKLVSPKNHFTVGIDDDVTHSSLPLGEQIDTAPEGLIRCKFWGIGGDGTVGANKDAIKIIGDNTDMYVQGYFAYDSKKSGGVTMSHLRFGRSPIHSSYLIDKADYIACHQPSYVDKYDLLEGIREGGIFVLNSPWTLHEMEKYLPNSLKRTIAQKKLRFYNIDAVKIAEELALGGRINMIMQTVFFKLSNVIPINDAVKYLKDAIAKTYEKKGQKVIEMNWKAVDAALEGLQEIKYPSSWKDLQPEKKIARDEPEFVTKVMRPMLAQQGDKLPVSVFTPGGIFPPGTTKYEKRGVAINVPEWIMDKCIQCNQCAMVCPHAAIRPVLVTQDELRKAPKGFEAKKAVGKEAEGLFFRIQVYPEDCMGCGNCADICPAKEKALVMKPLATQKDKQVPLQQYVETIPVRSGGFDKFSVKGSQFQKPLFEFSGACAGCGETPYLKTITQLFGDRMIIANATGCSSIWGGSAPSVPFTVNEKGHGPAWANSLFEDNAEYGFGMVLATMQRREKLADLIKQAIDKSTGELKEVFSLWLQNMHDAEKSKEYGDRIKSLLEKNHSDVLLKQIWEMRDMLTRKSIWAVGGDGWAYDIGYGGLDHVIAMNEDINILVFDTEVYSNTGGQSSKATPMGSIAKFAESGKKTKKKDLGLMAMSYGYVYVASVAMGANKNQFIKALQEAESYRGPSLIIAYAPCINHGIIKGMGKTQEEEKLAVECGYWPLYRYDPRLAAQGKNPFQLDSKEPNGKVHDFLMGEVRYAALTKTFPEEAKRLHKELEESIVARYKMYKAMAEQK